AGGCACAAAGTTGGGGTTTGCTGTGCCTGTATGGCACAAGGAGACAAGTTGGAAAAGCAGCCAAATGACTCAGGCATGGCTGGCAGGTCCTGTGCAAGGGACAGAGGCCAAAGTTGGGGTGCAGGGAAGGAGATGGGAGTTCCTGCCTTGCTCCCTGCAGCTACACCCCCTCATCCACCCCAGTCCCAGTGCTCTCTCCCACACCAGCAGGAGAAACAAAACAAGCATCTCCAGGGagtgtgtttggaaaatatcaGGTTTTATTAGACAGGCTGATGTTCAAGCTGACAGTTTTATCCCAATGCACATGATCACGGGCATCTACAGggcctgtgtcccagctccctccctcccatgAAGCTCTTACGCAAGATGTTCCACTCCCCCAAATTCTGAGGGGCTTTGAGTTTCTCAGCAGAATGAAAATGTCTCCCTGCTCCCCATTTTTCCACTCCCAGATTCCCAGAGGTCTCCTGAGAAAGCTCAGTGAGAACTGGGCAGGGAACTGCAATCCTCTTGGGACTGACAGCCACCTGGATCCGTGGGAGAGGAGGCATCTCAGTGGTGGCTTCTCCCTGAGGCAGCACGGAGCTGGGTCAGTGTGTGCCACAGGGAACAGACCCCCAGTGCCAGGGCTTTGGAAGGAAAACCCAAAAGAGCCATATTGGGGGGAAAGGGTTTTGGCTGTCACGGAGGAGCCCATCCCGCACACAGGCACCAGGGCTTTGCACAGGGCgtgcaggtgctgcagggaagaggaagggaggagaggaggcaATGAGGActggaaaataaagcaaaaggaaaCCAGAGAAAGGGTGGAGAGAACGATGGGAGTGGCCTGAGAGCACTTCAGTGCCTTCAAGGTCAATACTTCTTGTGGGGCAGGGGGCCTTTCCCTGGGTACCCCATGGGCTTTAGGGTGACAGAGGAACTAGGAAAGAGATGGTGCAATACAGTGCTTGCAAACAGAAATGTTTAAAGGCCTTTGCTTTCTGTGACAATGACACACAGTGTGATAGCAGGAACAGTGACAACATCAGCCAGTTTCTCTTGGTGATTCTATTCCATTAGCTCTTAAAAAACCATGCAGACCAGTGTGACAGAGGAGAGTGAACGACAGATGGAGAGGAAAACTGATGAGCAACGGGATCACGGACAAGAAAGAAGGAATtgcagcagaggggcagcagcaaTGGAGCAGGTTTGAGACTCACAAGCACATCCCTTCTCTCCAcactgctctgggtgctgctctccctggcactgctTGCCTTCCCTTGCacctctgctccctctgcacTGCAGGCAAAATCCCTCTTCCTGAACCACgccctgccctgtgcttggACATAGATTTCAGTCTCGGCTTCATTAGTTCAAATGTCAAGTCCTACCTCGAAGCAGAGGCCAGGAACATTCAggtccctgcagcagcatcccctcAAACTCACCTGGACTCAAGAGCACCTCTTCATTGCAGTGTCTGGGGGACACGGAGCTCTCCCAGGCCTCCTGCCTTAGCTCACTTCCTGTTGCACATGTGGAGATGCCCTTCACACCCTCCCCATCACAACGCAGCCTTCCATTCCCAgctttctctttccctctttcattccttttgccttttccttGCTTTAGCCAGCATCTCCATGTCCTCTTGCTTCTGTCCCTTTTCTCCAGAGGTTTCCTGGAGAGCAGTGCTTGCTGTGGGTGTTTGGCAGGAGGAAGGGCTTTCAGCAGGTTCTTGGTGGGTTTGAAGGTGCCGGTTTTCCATCCAGGATGACATCTATCACCTGGTTGGTTTGGGCTCAGCTTGGCAGACAGCAATGCTGTCCATGAGGGCCAAGTTTCAAGGTCAGATGTCCATGGGGAACTTCACCCTGCTCGGGTGCTTCCAAAGCAATACTCCTTCAGGACTGAGCACCGATGCTCAGAGACAAGCCAACAAATGGCTAAAAAGGGAGGAGTTTGGAAAGCAATCCCCAGAAACCTGCCTGGACTGTCCTGGGGAGGACAGATCAGCAGGTAGGCAAAAGGGATGTGACCTTTTTAACTTCACAGCTAATGACCCCCCTTCCTGCCTCCCTCCACAGAGCACAAAACCACGGAGGGCTAACTGAGAAAAGAGCAACATGGACTTGAACAAAGGCAAACTGCCAAACCCTCAACCTTGGAGCCCTGCTGGTCTAAAGACAAGACTTGCTAGCATGGGTTTTGAGGTTAATGACACACATAGGCATGAAGTGCCTTCTTCTGTGCTGGTCCAGGGAAGGAAACCCTGCTCACATCTCCTTGTGGGACCATCTGGTTTGGGGTGCTGgccctcctcctccagcacagctcagccagtGGTGGCTGCTCCTTTCCACTCCATTTCTTCCTTTGCCATGGACTTGCAAATCCCATCACAGCTGCCTGTCTGGAGCTACAAGTGTCCCTTCAAATGCTCCTTCTTAAGTCAAACACCCACATGAAGGCTGTAGAAAATCAACTGAGCTGTCAAGTGAAAACAGAACTCACCAGGTGACCTAGAGGtctcagaaataaaaacaagatCAATATTTGCTGAGATTTGTAGAAGGTTTGTGCCTGAAAACAACAGCTGGGACATGGCTTCTCTTTCCTTGACCAGTGCTCCCGGTGATGCCTGGGTTAGTGTGTCACTGCTCTCCCCTGTGTTCTCAAGCTGTGCCCTTGTTCTCATTCCCTCATGGCTTCAGGGATGCAGAGGCTGAAATTCCTCTTCACGCACTCTTGGCACCAgtggaaaagcagctgcagtCCTGCCCATGCATTGCTCATACTTACAGCTTAAACATTGCCTTCTACTCAAAAGAACAAAGATAAAATGTCAGGAATTCACAGTTTTTATTCTCTTCCTTATGCCCACCCATCTTCCCCTGCCATCGACGTCAATGACTCAAAAGTCCTCATCATACGGTAGCCTTTGCCAGCGCGGCACTCAAAGGGTTAACAAACCATGGCTTCTTGGACAGATAAGACATAAGCTCATTCACCAGTAGGAACATGTGGACAGTTGGGTTGTGGATCACCTTAGGGCTTCCTGTAGCGATTCTTTGGGGTTTCGCCGCAGCCAGTGACGTCGCAGGAGAGGACATTGGGCTTCTTCCCCAAGCCGATGCTTCCCAAGAGGTCGGGAAGCTCACGGGTGATGGCCTTCTCGATCTTCTCTAGGAAACACCCTCCCATGTAGGAACACTGCTGAGATAGCAGCTTAAAACTGGTGATGGGATTGATGCCAAAGAAGTCCTTGTAAGCCTCGCGGTTGGGGAGGTCAAATTTGCTGACATTGGTCTTTGCCAGAATGGATTTAAAGATATAGAACCTGTCAGGATCTTCCACAATGTCCCTGAACACCAGTTCTCCATCGCTAAAGAAGGTCATTTTGTCCTTGTAGGTCTGGAGATAGCGATCGACCAGCAGGGCGTGGATGCGCACCCGGATGGCGTGCTGGCGGATGAAGGCAATCTTGTTCTCCATCCTGTTCTCAATCACCTGGTTGAGATCTTCCAGGAGCGATATCTCTTCTTTGAGGAACAGGTCTCTGTGGGTTTCTGGATGGTAGTCATGGGGCCAGAAGGAGCTAACGTACACCCtgggtggctctgtgacattgATGAGAGGAGCCAAGCTCCAGAACAAGGCACCATAGACTCTCATCAGCTCCTGGGTAGCCAGGCTGTCAGCTTTGTTCAGGATGATTCGGATCTGAGACTCACGGCCCTTCAGCTGACGAAACAGCATCTCCAGCTCCAAGCCCACGTCCAGCTTTGTGGGGTCAAAGACAACAAAGATGAGATCGGCTCTGTCGATGAACCACTGGCACACATCGTTGAATGGGTAACCTTGAGGAGAGGAAACAGAGAAATCCAATGCAGGATGAGTGCCTTCATCAAGGGATTGATAAACTGTGAGCCTGCTGTGCCTCAGTCCCCATTTGGCTGCATGGGTTGTGAGGACCAGCAGACTTCCCCTGTAGCCTAGAGCCTTTTTCTCACATGCTAAAAACACTTTGGAGCTTCTTGGCACAAAAAGCCATTCATGGGTGTCTGGGCCTGTGACTGCCTGTCTCTATCACCCTTATCTCCagaccctcctcctccctgctcctgacCACAGGTTCCTGATGTTCCTGTGAGCAGATACTGAATCACAGGATCAGAGAATCATTATGGTTGGGAAGGTCCTctaagatcactgagtccagcgattccccca
This Zonotrichia albicollis isolate bZonAlb1 chromosome 16, bZonAlb1.hap1, whole genome shotgun sequence DNA region includes the following protein-coding sequences:
- the SRL gene encoding sarcalumenin isoform X3; its protein translation is MKGLNLLCCCVASLLLLGTAEEVEDASEPTKRDRSHLENTLKLNEEKPADDVSGVLQRLRKIYHSSIKPLEHSYRYNELRQHEITAYPGRTLGSSATDGEITSKPMVLFLGPWSVGKSSMINYLLGLDNTPYQLYTGAEPTTSEFTVIMHGPKLKTIEGIVMAADSARSFSPLEKFGQNFLEKLIGIEVPHKLLERVTFVDTPGIIENRKQQERGYPFNDVCQWFIDRADLIFVVFDPTKLDVGLELEMLFRQLKGRESQIRIILNKADSLATQELMRVYGALFWSLAPLINVTEPPRVYVSSFWPHDYHPETHRDLFLKEEISLLEDLNQVIENRMENKIAFIRQHAIRVRIHALLVDRYLQTYKDKMTFFSDGELVFRDIVEDPDRFYIFKSILAKTNVSKFDLPNREAYKDFFGINPITSFKLLSQQCSYMGGCFLEKIEKAITRELPDLLGSIGLGKKPNVLSCDVTGCGETPKNRYRKP
- the SRL gene encoding sarcalumenin isoform X4: MKGLNLLCCCVASLLLLGTAEEVEDASEPTKRDRSHLENTLKLNEEKPADDVSGVLQRLRKIYHSSIKPLEHSYRYNELRQHEITDGEITSKPMVLFLGPWSVGKSSMINYLLGLDNTPYQLYTGAEPTTSEFTVIMHGPKLKTIEGIVMAADSARSFSPLEKFGQNFLEKLIGIEVPHKLLERVTFVDTPGIIENRKQQERGYPFNDVCQWFIDRADLIFVVFDPTKLDVGLELEMLFRQLKGRESQIRIILNKADSLATQELMRVYGALFWSLAPLINVTEPPRVYVSSFWPHDYHPETHRDLFLKEEISLLEDLNQVIENRMENKIAFIRQHAIRVRIHALLVDRYLQTYKDKMTFFSDGELVFRDIVEDPDRFYIFKSILAKTNVSKFDLPNREAYKDFFGINPITSFKLLSQQCSYMGGCFLEKIEKAITRELPDLLGSIGLGKKPNVLSCDVTGCGETPKNRYRKP